Proteins from one Apis cerana isolate GH-2021 linkage group LG11, AcerK_1.0, whole genome shotgun sequence genomic window:
- the LOC107995867 gene encoding E3 ubiquitin-protein ligase UBR5 isoform X1: protein MTSIHFVVHPLPGTDDQLNDRLKEVAEKINRYGFVTLPAFSGLKVPVKHIVVGPTHIALLTEDHKICRVAFTVLSDRLDLSKNEPNRNTNKNHVDNSNSAPNGGTGSSGSGNRAGMSRSRARIMRGSSAIRGGSSSGGNSSGGRIGPPGVIMGGGSGSSSRPIASVPAPFVPEDLITQAQVVLQGKSRNLIIRELQRTNLDVNLAVNNLLSRDDEEGDDAEDAADTYVPEDLISLLDGGFSNEHSVIIDADSMFPEDMFGYTGMRNRGSSSRRIGNDREGERTSERDRDRDNFSKWRDRQYCGPRRWLESALKDSWDKDSDNKKKELASQSPLWISEELEWWHERSSDLAPRFIQIASLYSELIAVSAGGQLYQWKWSESEPYKHPENPNIHHPKAPWLAVTTEKIVNISATAIRCSISTESGKVATWLDELVGHVASRLEHPAQTFTEFTLDKIVSLHTCALYTVAKLESGALYWWGVLPFAQRKKLWEKYKAKSRKHRSSTVSSNDISYGAHVCMKNSPIYHPGAIGFTIANGIPKVGQLLGAAWNLDSTYRFKILPAGTHLSSVNTEKRETNGNNGNINKTNHKETADRLDMPPPPSPASSTCSDTGSITTSHKRQKRVAPRNEGESERKDEEEWQLKDVVFVEDVKTVPIGKVIKVDGCYVAVKFFSKDSKEKEIKEKDFSTSDFKDLTTEELIKLLADCRLLRKDEIQVIKSSMNPRAPDCFQRTPRRVNIVEGSHDSILSIATDGQGIHAIVKSGNKLSYVVYNLSTGRYVQDCYIPSDVSSFLGLQPQNISLTSSGENIECSMILRDGNNTIYPLAKDCADAIRDPNWLDLVPVQCIGASTIPIPTCSNSTNMKNQVAVIALAFDNLLLMPRILRCDYESIKQVFCNLEQDHKNNTTQIQSILMERCDGNRNILHACISMCSPTSNKENDQGIERELVSNTVDGPSAPIEEPIPTLSWPPEAFDNTSGEEDSLLSIGTASISMMNKSGKSVGVTSNNTYIIDSVERRNNALLILKYMCESTVLAPHLKELLTAKDIQGQTPLMLAVSVRAYHAALILLDIIQKVGRDQKECSAMILPADANPDLSPLFVTCCNDTCSFTWTGTQHINQDIFECKTCGLIGSLCCCTECARVCHRGHDCRIKITSPTAYCDCWEKCKCRALIAGHQGARYELLCRLVVNTDLVTKINSRGESILLFLVQTVGRQLIEQRQYRSALRQRSTSASRKGPSSDGLDTYVPDMPDHDLEPPRFNRKALERLLNDWPAVQCMIMSGVSVNGNEQLFGDQGQLCRQSGTALLDKFTHSLLFKCSAEMLDTLLTTLIRELQNDTIPGRQEEANNVARRFVRSVARIFVIFTIEMAPNTTKRRSTSQALQPLMKCRKVFQALIKLAVEELCETADSLIAPVRLGVARPTAPFTLTSSAMEVINGSEELFSIEPLIPHSGVSSQTLDATLQTQQGNNNITIARDVSTMDETEAGEEVPMDVDGDISEHEESGVSGTVAGQPLGEIDSNGGGVGEEQAGDGESDTELDLLAEAETESDSDDNHSNQDAASAQRSVQTGATAGSDGGMGSILLFPEDESGESSQQEDDESEAGETDEQDNEDFQIGDDQLERRSGSSGHLHRNNLAPVSMQWAIRNRDSSMRTAGLRVTGGSNLVFIDSASLRRTTATSAVAAAQEPIIMGTSTTCLARAFGIVIRQIADLLVMMQDYKTLAPSLPRLMEITYQDALNLQMYLEGHLKPTWDWLLTVMDATEAQLRFGVSLTRSADPTHPEHPLNNASSLSGGNFSGLLNTAALSLTLQSNTGRNQRSGIATSSNISTPQASTRLTVGFAGVGEPSRNSREREGGDVYLARREFLSYCLSLMRAHNAEHRDSLPVLDVSALRHVAYVFDALVYYMRSLSEPISSRGESQKEPSNYSSWNDQDENDNDEGEEYSSPVPTALETDSVDYPDLLQVPICGPGSNSSSTPKGRKHPFLQRSDSTLCLGCPPLDPFDTVMSEALPLADQPHLLQPHSKREDLFGIPRQPTANAGPNQNPLEGLPTRLSLSARGADNQNTPTPTFSQIIQRSAFASSDARRNSVTIGDSTSAKHTEKAKSFNHTLVAEQIDRAPIIVSTNNQSDQATGNIKSNKDICKINRSVIVRAGTVSEPSSNKTNASEMMSTSNETIENATEEMDTSGSNQETSISHETIETNPVSSIGTNISHNILLGRWSLSLDLFGRVFMEDVGLEAGSVVSELGGFQVKEAKFRRDMEKLRNAQQRDINLLKVERDRTQLLVQTMKELNTHYNLYNRRATNAPPLAVHRVKVTFKDEPGEGTGVTRSFYTAIAEALLANEKLPNLEAAQVGSKYTQYNVLRKLKSRDRDHDLRRQNPRSSGKCRETRRTLSFEARVFHPSSSVEGTSNSGAGSSSSNSHPLPVSHPNNDHLTMHQLQFGDRLYSKVYALQPALAAKITGMLLELPPAQLLMLLASEDALQQKVEEAFEIIRSHSQESAKEALLDLDVFSLIARCGANKKKIENSILDDTEDNAPLFYSPGKRGFYTPRQGKASYERLNAFRNVGRLIGLCLLQNELCPIFLNRHVIKYILGRPIRFHDLAFFDSVIYESLRQLVIDSETKDSNSLFSALDLTFSIDLCPEEGGGSIELISNGRDIEVTANNVYDYVRKYAEVRMIKVQDKALHAMREGVFDVLPEGALDGLTSEDLRLLLNGVGDINVSVLISYTSFNDESGEPADRLAKFKRWLWSIVEKMSHSERQDLVYFWTGSPALPASEDGFQPMPSVTLRPADDHLPTANTCISRLYLPLYSSRHILRHKLLLAIQTKNFGFV from the exons atgacatCGATACACTTTGTCGTACATCCGTTACCTGGAACAGATGATCAGTTAAACGATAG attgaAGGAAGTGGCAGAAAAAATCAACAGATATGGATTTGTAACATTACCAGCATTTAGTGGATTGAAGGTTCCAGTAAAACATATTGTGGTTGGTCCAACACATATTGCCCTTCTTACAGAAGACCATAAAATTTGCAGAGTTGCATTTACAGTATTGTCAGATAGATTGGATTTGAGCAAAAATGAGCCAAATAGAAA CACAAATAAAAACCATGTTGATAACTCTAATTCAGCACCAAATGGCGGTACTGGAAGTAGTGGAAGTGGAAATAGGGCAGGAATGTCTAGATCACGTGCCAGAATTATGCGTGGTAGTTCTGCAATTCGTGGAGGTAGTAGTAGTGGAGGAAACAGCAGTGGAGGCAGAATAGGTCCTCCAGGTGTAATTATGGGCGGAGGAAGTGGTAGCAGTTCGCGTCCTATTGCATCTGTACCTGCTCCATTTGTACCAGAAGATCTTATTACACAGGCTCAAGTGGTACTGCAAGGAAAAAGTCGTAATCTTATTATTAGAGAATTACAG cgtACAAATTTAGATGTAAATTTAGCAGTAAATAATTTACTGTCACGGGATGATGAAGAAGGTGATGATGCCGAAGATGCAGCAGATACTTATGTTCCAGAAGATCTAATTTCGTTATTAGATGGTGGATTTAGCAATGAACATTCTGTAATAATTGATGCAGATTCTATGTTTCCTGAAGATATGTTTGGATATACAGGAATGAGAAA tcGGGGTAGTTCTTCCCGTAGAATAGGTAATGATAGAGAAGGTGAACGTACTTCTGAACGAGATCGAGACCGAGATAATTTTAGTAAATGGAGAGATCGTCAATATTGTGGTCCAAGACGTTGGCTGGAATCAGCACTTAAGGATTCTTGGGATAAAGATTctg ataataaaaagaaagaactagCTTCTCAGAGTCCATTATGGATATCAGAAGAATTAGAATGGTGGCATGAACGCAGTAGCGATCTTGCTCCTCGTTTTATACAAATTGCTTCACTTTATAGTGAATTAATTGCTGTTTCTGCTGGAGGACAATTGTATCAGTGGAAATGGTCAGAATCTGAACCATATAAACATCCAgag aatccAAATATACATCATCCAAAAGCTCCATGGTTAGCAGTAACAACtgaaaaaatagttaatatatcTGCAACAGCTATTCGATGTTCCATTAGTACTGAATCTGGCAAAGTAGCTACTTGGCTTGATGAACTTGTAGGGCATGTTGCTTCTCGTCTTGAACATCCTGCTCAAACTTTCACAGAATTTACATTGGATAAAATTGTATCTCTTCATACATGTGCTCTATATACTGTTGCTAAACTCGAAAGTGGTGCATTATATTGGTG ggGTGTATTACCTTTTGCACAACGTAAAAAATTATGGGAAAAATACAAAGCTAAATCACGAAAACATAGATCATCCACAGTATCATCAAATGATATTAGTTATGGTGCACATGTTTGTATGAAAAATAGTCCTATATATCATCCTGGAGCAATag GATTTACCATTGCTAATGGAATTCCAAAAGTAGGACAATTACTAGGAGCAGCTTGGAATTTGGATAGCACTtacagatttaaaatattaccagCTGGAACTCATTTATCTAGTGTTAATACAGAAAAACGGGAAACAAATGGAAACAAtggtaatattaataagacaAATCACAAAGAAACTGCTGATCGACTTGACATGCCTCCACCACCTTCACCAGCTTCAAGTACATGTAGTGATACTGGCAGTATCACAACAAGtcata agagACAAAAACGCGTTGCACCTCGAAATGAAGGAGAATCAGAACgaaaagatgaagaagaatgGCAGTTAAAAGATGTTGTTTTTGTAGAAGATGTAAAAACAGTTCCTATtg GCAAAGTTATAAAAGTAGATGGTTGTTATGTTGctgtaaaattcttttcaaaagattcaaaagagaaagaaattaaagaaaaagattttagtACAtcagattttaaagatttaacaactgaagaattaattaaattgctaGCTGATTGTAGATTGTTAAGGAAAGATGAAATAcag GTAATAAAATCATCTATGAATCCAAGAGCTCCAGATTGTTTTCAACGAACTCCTAGAAGGGTGAATATCGTTGAAGGATCACACGATAGTATTTTAAGCATTGCTACTGATGGGCaag gaATTCATGCAATAGTAAAAAgtggaaataaattaagttacgttgtatataatttaagtacCGGGAGATATGTACAAGATTGTTATATTCCATCGGATGTATCATCATTTTTGGGTCTACAACCACAAAATATTAGCTTGACAAGCTCAGGAGAA AACATCGAGTGTTCTATGATACTTAGAGATGGAAATAATACAATCTATCCATTAGCAAAAGATTGCGCTGATGCTATTCGTGATCCAAATTGGTTGGATTTAGTTCCAGTTCAATGTATTGGTGCTTCGACTATTCCTATACCAACTTGTTCCAATTCAactaatatgaaaaatcaagTTGCAGTTATTGCATTAGCATTTGATAATCTCCTGTTAATGCCACGTATATTAAGGTGCGACTATGAAAGTATTAAACAGGTTTTTTGCAATTTAGAACAAGATCACA aaaataatacaacacaaattcaatcaatattaatgGAACGTTGTGATGGTAatcgtaatattttacatgCTTGCATTAGTATGTGTTCACCAACTTCAAACAAAGAAAATGATCAAg GTATAGAACGTGAGTTAGTTTCAAATACTGTTGATGGTCCGTCTGCACCTATTGAAGAACCAATTCCAACTTTAAGTTGGCCACCAGAAGCGTTTGATAATACATCAGGAGAAGAAGATAGTTTACTTAGTATTGGTACTGCTAGCATATCCATGATGAACAAATCAGGTAAAA gtgTTGGAGTAACAtcaaataatacttatataatagattctgttgaaagaagaaataatgcattacttatattaaagtatatgtGCGAAAGTACTGTTTTAGCACCACATCTCAAGGAGCTACTCACAGCAAA AGATATCCAAGGCCAAACGCCATTAATGCTTGCTGTATCAGTTCGAGCATATCACGCAGCACTCATTTTATTAGACATTATTCAAAAAGTTGGAAGAGATCAGAAGGAATGTTCAGCTATGATACTTCCTGCGGATGCTAATCCAGATTTATCACCATTATTTGTTACTTGCTGCAATGATACTTGTAGTTTTACATGGACTGGAACTCAACACATTAatcaagatatttttgaatgtaaAACTTGTGGTTTGATTGGATCTCTGTGTTGTTGCACAGAATGTGCTCGTGTCTGTCATAGAGGACATGattgtagaataaaaataacttctcCTACGGCTTATTGCGATTGTTGGGAAAAGTGTAAATGTCGTGCACTCATCGCGGGTCACCAAGGTGCTCGTTATGAACTTCTTTGTCGGCTCGTAGTGAATACTGATCTAGTTACAAAGATAAATTCACG aggagaaagtattttattattcttggtTCAGACCGTAGGAAGACAATTGATAGAGCAACGACAGTATCGTTCTGCATTACGGCAACGTTCTACATCTGCGAGTCGTAAAGGACCTTCATCTGatg gATTGGATACTTATGTACCAGATATGCCAGATCATGATTTAGAACCTCCTCGCTTTAATCGAAAAGCTTTAGAAAGATTATTGAATGATTGGCCAGCAGTACAATGCATGATTATGTCAGGAGTTTCTGTGAATGGAAATGAACAATTATTTGGAGATCAAGGACAATTATGTCGTCAAAGTGGCACTGCTCTTCTTGATAAATTTACTCattcattgttatttaaatgtagTGCAGAG atGCTCGATACTCTTCTTACGACTTTAATACGAGAATTACAAAATGATACAATACCCGGGCGACAAGAAGAAGCAAATAATGTTGCTCGTCGATTTGTTCGATCTGTAGCACgaatatttgtgatttttacAATAGAAATGGCTCCAAATACAACAAAACGAAGAag tACAAGTCAAGCATTGCAACCTCTAATGAAATGTCGTAAAGTTTTCCaagcattaattaaattagctGTCGAAGAACTATGCGAGACTGCCGATTCACTAATAGCACCTGTAAGATTAGGTGTTGCTCGTCCGACGGCACCATTTACATTAACTAGTTCAGCAATGGAAGTAATCAATGGTTCTGAAGAATTGTTTTCTATAGAACCATTGATACCTCATAGTGGTGTCAGCTCTCAAACTCTGGATGCAACTTTACAAACACAACAgggaaacaataatataaccaTCGCCAGAGATGTTTCTACCATGGATGAGACAGAAGCTGGTGAAG AAGTTCCTATGGATGTGGATGGCGATATTAGCGAACATGAAGAATCTGGAGTTTCTGGAACTGTTGCTGGTCAGCCACTAGGTGAGATTGATAGTAATGGCGGAGGTGTAGGTGAAGAACAGGCGGGAGATGGTGAATCCGATACAGAACTTGATCTGTTGGCGGAAGCGGAAACAGAATCAGACTCTGATGATAATCACAGCAATCAAGATGCAGCATCCGCTCAACGCAGTGTACAAACTGGTGCTACAGCAGGATCTGATGGTGGAATGGGATCCATTTTATTGTTTCCGGAGGATGAATCTGGAGAATCAAGTCAGCAAGAGGACGATGAAAGCGAAGCAGGAGAAACTGACGAACAAGATAACGAAGATTTTCAAATTGGAGATGATCAGTTGGAACGACgaag TGGTTCATCTGGTCATTTACATCGTAATAATCTTGCTCCTGTTTCTATGCAATGGGCGATACGTAATCGCGATTCAAGTATGCGTACAGCTGGACTGCGAGTAACAGGTGGCAGTAATCTGGTTTTTATTGACTCTGCATCTTTAAGACGTACTACTGCAACATCTGCAGTTGCAGCTGCACAAGAACCTATAATTATGGGTACTAGTACGACTTGTTTGGCACGTGCATTTGGAATTGTTATTCGGCAGATAGCAGATCTTTTAGTTATGATGCAAGATTATAAAACGCTAGCACCTTCTTTGCCACGATTAATGGAAATAACTTATCAAGATGCACTCAACTTACag ATGTATCTTGAAGGACATTTAAAACCCACGTGGGATTGGTTACTCACGGTAATGGATGCTACAGAAGCACAATTGAGATTTGGAGTATCTTTAACACGTAGTGCAGATCCTACACATCCAGAACATCCATTGAACAATGCTTCATCATTGTCAGGAGGAAATTTTTCTGGACTGTTAAATACAGCAGCTTTATCGTTAACATTACAATCTAATACAGGTCGGAATCAACGCAGTGGTATCGCTACGAGCTCCAATATCTCCACACCACAAGCTTCTACAAGACTCACCGTTGGTTTTGCAGGCGTTGGCGAACCTTCAAGAAACAGTAGAGAACGCGAAG GTGGGGATGTATATTTGGCGAGGCGTGAATTTTTGTCCTATTGCCTATCCTTAATGCGTGCTCATAATGCCGAACATAGAGACAGTTTGCCGGTATTAGATGTTTCTGCTTTACGCCATGTAGCATATGTTTTCGATGcattagtatattatatgcGTTCACTATCGGAACCAATATCATCACGAGGAGAAAGCCAAAAGGAACCATCAAATTATTCAAGTTGGAACGATCAA gatgaaaatgataatgatgaagGAGAAGAATATAGTTCTCCAGTTCCTACTGCTCTAGAAACAGACTCTGTCGATTATCCTGATTTACTTCAGGTTCCTATTTGTGGACCAGGAAGTAATAGTAGCAGTACACCAAAAGGAAGAAAGCATCCTTTTTTGCAACGATCAGATTCTACTTTATGTCTTGGCTGTCCTCCTCTTGATCCTTTTGACACTGTCATGAGCGAAGCTTTACCATTAGCTGACCAACCACATTTATTGCAACCTCATTCAAAGAGAGAAGATCTTTTCGGTATTCCAAGACAACCAACAGCAAACGCAGGTCCTAATCAGAATCCTTTAGAAGGATTACCCACAAGACTTAGTCTATCTGCACGTGGTGCTGATAATCAGAACACTCCTACACCAACATTTagtcaaattattcaaagatcTGCTTTTGCATCATCAGATGCAAGACGTAATTCTGTAACAATTGGAGATTCAACATCTGCTAAGCATACG GAAAAGgcaaaatcatttaatcacACACTTGTCGCGGAGCAAATTGATCGAGCTCCAATTATAGTTTCTACTAATAATCAAAGCGATCAAGCAACAGGAAATATCAAATCTAATAaggatatatgtaaaataaatagaagtgTTATTGTTAGAGCTGGAACCGTTTcg gaacCAAGTTCAAATAAAACTAATGCATCAGAAATGATGTCTACATCAAatgaaacaattgaaaatgCAACAGAAGAGATGGATACTTCTGGTTCGAATCAAGAAACATCTATATCGCATGAAACAATTGAAACAAATCCAGTTTCATCTATTGGAACTAATATATCTCATAACATTTTATTGGGTCGTTGGAGTTTATCTCTTGATCTATTTGGACGAGTTTTCATGGAGGATGTTGGATTAGAAGCTGGTTCAGTCGTATCCGAATTAGGAGGTTTTCAAGTAAAAGAAGCGAAATTCCGAAGAGATATGGAAAAACTTCGGAATGCACAACAAAgagatattaatttgttaaaa GTCGAACGAGACAGAACACAGTTATTAGTGCAAAcaatgaaagaattaaatacacattacaatttatataatagacgTGCTACTAATGCACCGCCATTAGCAGTGCATCGTGTTAAAGTGACTTTCAAGGATGAACCTGGAGAAGGCACTGGAGTAACTAGAAGTTTTTATACTGCAATTGCAGAG gcaTTGCTTGCAAATGAAAAACTGCCTAACCTGGAAGCTGCACAAGTGGGATcaaaatatacacaatataatGTTCTTCGAAAGCTAAAAAGTAGAGATCGTGACCATGATTTAAGGCgacaa AATCCTCGATCTTCTGGAAAATGTCGAGAGACACGTAGAACATTATCTTTTGAAGCTCGTGTTTTTCATCCATCCAGTTCTGTTGAAGGAACCAGTAATTCTGGAGCTGGTAGTTCATCCTCCAATTCTCATCCATTACCTGTTAGTCATCCAAATAACGATCACTTGACTATGCATCAACTACAATTTGGAGACAGGCTATAttcaaaa GTTTATGCATTGCAACCCGCATTAGCTGCTAAAATAACTGGTATGCTGTTAGAGCTGCCCCCTGCACAGCTGTTGATGTTACTAGCTTCAGAAGATGCTCTGCAGCAAAAAGTAGAGGAAGCATTTGAAATAATACGTAGTCATAGTCAAGAATCGGCAAAAGAAGCGTTGTTGGATCTCGATGTATTCAGTTTGATTGCACGTTGTGGagctaataagaaaaaaattgagaatagtATCTTGGATGATACTGAAGATAATGCTCCTCTTTTTTATTCCCCGGGAAAAAGAGGTTTTTATACTCCGCGACAAGGAAAGGCCAGTTATGAACGATTGAATGCATTCAGAAATGTAGGCAG actTATAGGATTATGTCTTTTACAAAACGAGTTAtgtccaatatttttaaatcgtcacgtgatcaaatatattttaggaaGACCAATTCGTTTTCATGATCTTGCATTTTTTGATTCTGTAATTTATGAAAGCCTAAGACAACTTGTTATTGATTCCGAAACTAAGGATAGTAACAGTTTATTTTCTGCTCTTGATCTTACATTCAG taTTGATTTATGTCCCGAAGAAGGAGGCGGATCGATTGAACTTATTTCTAATGGGCGTGATATAGAAGTAACTGCAAATAATGTCTATGATTATGTTCGAAAATATGCGGAAGTTCGTATGATTAAGGTACAAGACAAAGCTTTGCATGCCATGAGAGAGGGAGTATTCGATGTACTACCCGAAGGAGCACTCGATGGTTTAACATCTGAAGATTTGAGACTCCTTTTAAATGGAGTCGGTGACATTAATGTTTCTGTTTTGATATCATATACTTCCTTCAATGATGAATCAGGAGAACCTGCCGATAGATTAGCTAAATTTAAACGATGGTTATGGTCTATTGTCGAAAAAATGTCTCATTCAGAACGACAAGACTTG gtATATTTCTGGACAGGATCTCCAGCACTACCGGCAAGTGAAGATGGTTTTCAACCAATGCCGAGTGTAACATTACGACCAGCAGATGATCATTTACCAACTGCAAATACATGTATTTCCCGACTATATCTTCCATTGTACAGTTCTCGTCACATATTAAGACATAAACTACTACTTGCtattcaaacaaaaaatttcggatttgtatga